The Niastella koreensis GR20-10 genome includes a window with the following:
- a CDS encoding glutamate-5-semialdehyde dehydrogenase, producing the protein MSSSVQQSIIKTWKAAINLRQATDKQLKAVLLQLADELEKNSAAIIKANKLDVEKQDPNNPRVDRLLLNKERIAGIANAIRNISKLPNPAGKTLEKRKLDNGLLLHKIAVPLGVVGAIYESRPNVTYDIAALCIRSQNGCVLKGSSEADNSNQAAIRLIKKVLKANDIDPDCVTLLPSERETVQELFTATKYVDVLIPRGSESLIQFVRKNSLVPVIETGAGVCHVYVEKEASIKKAVDIVVNAKVSRPSVCNAMDTVIVDEAVAPAFLKQLQPKFNEHQVEIFADAKSHKLLKGYPHLQQATPEDFDREFQSLKCAVKVVKNIDEALDHIREHSTKHSEAIVSNNKKNCARFLQEVDAAAVYTNASTRFTDGEEMGLGAEIGISTQKLHARGPFALEKLVTEKWLLQGNGQVR; encoded by the coding sequence ATGAGCAGTAGTGTACAACAATCGATAATCAAGACCTGGAAAGCCGCCATCAACCTGCGGCAGGCGACCGATAAACAACTGAAAGCTGTTTTATTACAACTGGCCGATGAACTGGAGAAGAACAGCGCGGCCATTATTAAAGCGAATAAGCTGGACGTAGAAAAGCAGGACCCCAACAATCCCAGGGTAGACAGGCTGTTGTTGAATAAGGAACGCATCGCGGGTATTGCCAACGCCATTCGCAATATCAGCAAGTTGCCTAACCCTGCCGGGAAAACGCTGGAAAAGCGCAAACTGGATAATGGGTTGTTACTGCATAAGATCGCAGTGCCCCTGGGTGTGGTGGGCGCTATTTATGAATCAAGACCCAACGTAACATACGATATTGCGGCGCTTTGCATCCGCAGCCAGAACGGTTGCGTGCTCAAAGGCAGCAGCGAAGCAGATAATTCAAACCAGGCCGCCATCCGCCTCATTAAAAAAGTACTGAAGGCAAATGACATCGATCCCGATTGTGTGACCCTGCTGCCCTCAGAGCGTGAAACCGTACAGGAATTATTTACCGCTACCAAATATGTAGATGTACTGATTCCCCGTGGTTCCGAATCGCTGATCCAGTTTGTAAGAAAGAACAGCCTGGTACCAGTGATTGAAACCGGCGCCGGCGTATGCCATGTGTATGTGGAGAAAGAAGCTTCCATTAAGAAAGCGGTAGATATTGTAGTAAATGCCAAGGTATCGCGCCCATCGGTGTGCAATGCCATGGATACGGTGATTGTTGATGAAGCTGTAGCGCCCGCTTTCCTGAAACAGTTGCAACCAAAGTTCAATGAGCACCAGGTAGAAATATTTGCCGATGCCAAATCGCATAAATTATTAAAAGGCTATCCTCATTTACAACAGGCCACTCCTGAAGATTTTGACCGGGAATTCCAAAGCCTGAAATGTGCAGTAAAGGTGGTGAAGAACATCGATGAAGCGCTGGACCACATTCGCGAACATTCTACCAAACACAGCGAAGCTATTGTGAGCAATAACAAAAAGAATTGCGCCCGCTTTTTACAGGAAGTAGATGCGGCCGCTGTGTACACCAATGCCAGCACCCGGTTTACCGATGGGGAAGAAATGGGCCTCGGCGCCGAAATCGGCATCTCCACCCAAAAATTGCATGCCCGCGGTCCTTTTGCTTTGGAGAAATTGGTTACTGAGAAGTGGTTGCTACAGGGTAATGGACAAGTTAGATAA